One segment of Lepus europaeus isolate LE1 chromosome 16, mLepTim1.pri, whole genome shotgun sequence DNA contains the following:
- the LOC133775396 gene encoding 60S ribosome subunit biogenesis protein NIP7 homolog, which translates to MFEKMAKYIRENLQLLIDQPVGTYCLRLHNDRVYYMSEKILQMAANISRDKLVSLQICFGKLTKTYKFQLHITVLDYLAPHTKYKMWIKPVTEQSFLYGNHVLKPGLGQITENISQYQGVVMNSMVDIPLGFGVAAKSTQDCRK; encoded by the coding sequence ATGTTTGAGAAGATGGCCAAATACATCAGGGAAAACCTGCAGTTGCTAATTGACCAGCCCGTCGGCACCTACTGTTTAAGGCTACACAATGACCGTGTGTACTACATGAGTGAAAAGATCCTGCAAATGGCTGCCAATATCTCCAGGGACAAGCTGGTGTCACTGCAGATCTGCTTTGGGAAGCTCACCAAGACCTACAAATTCCAGTTGCACATCACGGTGCTGGATTACCTGGCGCCCCATACCAAATATAAAATGTGGATAAAGCCTGTCACAGAGCAGTCCTTCCTGTATGGGAACCATGTTTTGAAACCTGGTCTAGGTCAAATCACTGAAAATATTTCTCAGTACCAGGGAGTGGTGATGAACTCAATGGTAGACATCCCTTTGGGTTTTGGGGTGGCAGCAAAGTCTACACAAGACTGCAGGAAGTAG